In Candidatus Epulonipiscium viviparus, one DNA window encodes the following:
- a CDS encoding lecithin retinol acyltransferase family protein → MLDFFKELQKENGFNSKIPEISRHDREELRRIGREVQKKFEETFDEVNPEFGKSVKKFNNTVNAGLDIVKKGIDNVNNSFEALHAKTWKEEILIENQIPEVGDHLWVWRLGYTHHGLYIGNGRVIHYLKEQVKEDSIETFADGSKIRIRPAEDSPAHYVAEEIVSRARSRMGENNYDLFSNNCEQFVRWCRCGAFAPENSIKDMFKEL, encoded by the coding sequence ATGTTAGATTTCTTTAAGGAGCTGCAGAAAGAAAATGGGTTCAATAGCAAGATTCCGGAGATTTCACGTCATGATAGAGAAGAGTTGCGTAGAATTGGTAGAGAAGTTCAGAAGAAGTTTGAAGAAACATTTGATGAGGTAAATCCGGAATTTGGCAAATCAGTAAAAAAATTTAATAATACTGTAAATGCTGGCCTAGATATAGTCAAAAAAGGGATTGACAATGTAAATAACAGCTTTGAAGCACTGCACGCTAAAACTTGGAAAGAAGAAATATTGATAGAAAATCAAATACCAGAAGTGGGAGATCATTTGTGGGTTTGGCGATTGGGCTATACGCACCATGGGTTATATATAGGAAATGGAAGGGTTATTCATTATTTAAAAGAGCAGGTAAAAGAGGACTCGATAGAGACGTTTGCAGATGGCTCTAAAATTAGAATTCGACCAGCCGAAGATAGCCCGGCACATTATGTAGCAGAGGAGATTGTATCTCGAGCCAGAAGCCGAATGGGTGAGAATAATTATGATTTATTTTCGAATAACTGCGAGCAATTTGTGCGTTGGTGTAGATGTGGTGCATTTGCTCCAGAAAACTCAATTAAAGATATGTTTAAAGAACTGTAG
- a CDS encoding magnesium transporter CorA family protein, with translation MLNIYKTDASGKNCETAEIEPGCWIRLTVPNKYEVDKVIASTGIDRSDIILGLDSEETAHIAVEDNYTIIVVDMAIREKGAVQEFSTVPLEIIVCENFIVTVCNVAVELIEDFAENKIKNFSTKKRTRFILQILYKNASYYLQYLRCIDRVGNRIEKQLIKNLRNEDLLYLLTLEKSLVYFSTSLCANDIVLEKMLRMDTIKQYPEDEDLLEDVIVENKQAIEMANVYSSILSETRDAFASVISNNLNTVMQRLTSITIVLALPTMIFSLFGMNVPVPFMKNPAALAYILIISAIFVILGILVMVKKKMF, from the coding sequence ATGCTTAATATATATAAGACAGATGCATCGGGAAAGAACTGTGAAACTGCAGAGATTGAGCCTGGATGCTGGATACGACTGACGGTGCCAAACAAATATGAGGTAGACAAAGTAATTGCAAGTACCGGGATAGATAGATCAGATATAATATTAGGGCTTGATAGCGAAGAAACTGCGCATATTGCGGTAGAAGATAACTATACGATTATAGTGGTGGATATGGCTATACGTGAAAAAGGAGCGGTACAAGAATTTTCGACTGTTCCGTTAGAAATTATTGTATGTGAAAATTTTATTGTGACCGTATGTAATGTAGCGGTAGAGTTGATTGAAGATTTTGCCGAAAACAAGATTAAAAATTTTTCGACTAAAAAGAGAACTAGATTTATCTTACAAATTTTATATAAAAATGCGTCATATTATTTGCAATATTTAAGATGCATTGATAGAGTGGGTAACAGAATCGAAAAGCAATTGATTAAAAATCTGAGAAATGAGGATTTGTTGTATTTATTGACCTTAGAAAAAAGTTTAGTTTATTTTTCTACATCTTTGTGTGCAAACGATATTGTCCTTGAAAAAATGCTTAGAATGGATACAATTAAGCAGTATCCCGAAGACGAAGATTTGCTAGAAGATGTAATTGTAGAAAATAAGCAGGCAATAGAGATGGCAAACGTATACAGTAGTATTTTGAGCGAAACTCGTGACGCCTTTGCATCTGTTATATCAAATAATTTGAACACAGTAATGCAAAGATTGACATCTATAACAATAGTTTTGGCATTGCCGACAATGATATTTAGTTTGTTTGGAATGAATGTACCGGTGCCGTTTATGAAAAACCCTGCTGCATTAGCTTATATATTGATAATATCAGCAATATTTGTAATTTTGGGGATTTTGGTTATGGTAAAGAAGAAAATGTTTTAA
- the pth gene encoding aminoacyl-tRNA hydrolase, translating to MKLVIGLGNPGAKYVATKHNAGFYAVDYLAHYYGIAMNKNRFRGISGEGIIEGEKILLLKPLTFMNLSGESLIECMNFYKLTAEEILVIYDDTAFETGVIKMKRTGSAGGHNGIKNIIEHIKTQNFPRARIGIGRPPEGYLLVDYVLSKFTDMEIEKIKDSMPSFKDAVTTFVTKDIEAAMNKLNAI from the coding sequence ATGAAATTAGTTATTGGACTTGGAAACCCGGGAGCAAAATATGTCGCAACAAAGCATAATGCAGGATTCTATGCGGTGGATTATTTAGCGCATTATTATGGAATAGCAATGAACAAAAACCGATTTAGAGGAATTTCTGGAGAGGGGATAATTGAGGGTGAGAAAATATTGTTGCTAAAGCCATTGACATTTATGAACCTAAGTGGCGAATCATTAATAGAATGCATGAATTTTTATAAGCTAACAGCAGAAGAGATATTGGTGATATATGATGATACAGCATTTGAAACAGGGGTTATAAAAATGAAAAGAACAGGGAGCGCAGGAGGCCACAATGGCATAAAAAATATAATCGAACACATCAAAACCCAAAATTTTCCTAGAGCGAGAATAGGGATTGGTCGCCCACCGGAAGGATATTTGCTGGTAGACTATGTATTGTCTAAATTTACAGACATGGAGATAGAAAAAATTAAAGATAGTATGCCAAGCTTTAAGGATGCGGTGACAACTTTTGTTACAAAAGATATAGAAGCCGCAATGAATAAATTGAATGCAATATAA